In Daphnia pulicaria isolate SC F1-1A chromosome 5, SC_F0-13Bv2, whole genome shotgun sequence, a single genomic region encodes these proteins:
- the LOC124341384 gene encoding uncharacterized protein LOC124341384 — protein sequence MNMKMELVLLMCLVTLSMGAIYKVEQNQIDVAVTEENQFDVTEINQPAAVTEANQSVAGTEEIQLDVTEINQPAAMTEVNQPAAVSEKHQQPLQPALGTRIKFAGSSESVESAESTESLEDANDTDTSATFHKRYYYPSSYYYPHYYPKYYYPRYHYPRYYY from the exons aTG aacatgaagatgGAATTAGTTTTGCTGATGTGCCTGGTTACTCTGTCGATGGGAGCCATTTACAAAGTTGAGCAGAATCAAATCGACGTCGCTGTGACAGAAGAAAACCAATTCGATGTAACAGAAATAAATCAACCTGCTGCTGTGACAGAAGCAAATCAATCCGTTGCTGGGACAGAAGAAATCCAACTTGATGTAACAGAAATAAATCAACCTGCTGCTATGACTGAAGTAAATCAACCCGCTGCTGTGTCCGAAAAACACCAGCAACCACTGCAACCAGCGCTTGGAACAAGGATTAAATTCGCCGGGTCTTCCGAGTCGGTTGAATCCGCTGAATCCACCGAGTCCCTTGAAGACGCTAATGACACGGACACTTCTGCCACCTTCCACAAACGCTATTACTACCCAAGTTCTTATTATTACCCGCATTATTATCCAAAATATTACTACCCGAGATATCACTACCCTCGCTATTATTATTAG